The following coding sequences are from one Diabrotica virgifera virgifera chromosome 2, PGI_DIABVI_V3a window:
- the LOC126880955 gene encoding uncharacterized protein LOC126880955 produces the protein MAMANTYLDVSSGSTTINMPVQVNPPEKFTFSQPNMWPQWRKRFQRFMSVSGQDQKPEKDKIDILMYIMGDEAEEIVLQFPKIPATYSEMLQSFENHFIPRRNVIFERFKFNSRIQQTGEAIEHFITSLHSLAEYCDYSTLKEELIRDRIVVGMSDTKTSERLQLQGTLTLKDCIIAAKQAEMQANQTRELRNENRYHPTQEVAKVGVQNRERGNVTGSFQKADNIRRKNFQGDTCMFCGQQSHSREVCPARRSQCNKCKKFGHWASVCLSGKGQRENKVSTVEIDNFMMNSEGNNLNFVGSVYINNIEAREWLISVLVFELRTKFEFLIDSGADVSCIPSSLMPKEILKTLCKPYQKVTGPSGIKLEVVGTLPVTLCHNNDISKTQMFVIQNLSKPILGRKSIIDLKLLQFHENVTKKKPGDYDEDMNSDIIEEYFQQSR, from the coding sequence ATGGCAATGGCAAATACATATTTAGACGTTAGTAGCGGCTCAACGACAATTAACATGCCTGTTCAGGTAAATCCACCGGAGAAATTTACGTTTTCACAGCCAAATATGTGGCCCCAGTGGCGCAAGAGGTTCCAGCGTTTCATGAGCGTGTCGGGACAAGATCAGAAGCCGGAGAAAGACAAAATTGACATTCTTATGTATATAATGGGAGATGAGGCCGAAGAAATCGTTCTACAGTTTCCGAAAATTCCAGCTACTTATTCGGAGATGTTACAGAGTTTTGAAAATCACTTTATTCCCCGTCGCAACGTAATATTCGAACGGTTTAAGTTTAACTCCCGAATTCAACAAACAGGAGAAGCTATAGAACACTTTATTACCAGTTTACATTCGTTGGCAGAATATTGTGACTACAGCACCCTTAAGGAAGAGCTAATTAGGGATCGCATAGTGGTAGGAATGTCAGATACAAAAACTAGCGAACGTTTGCAACTACAAGGTACTCTGACTTTGAAAGATTGTATTATTGCTGCAAAACAAGCAGAAATGCAGGCAAATCAGACTCGGGAATTGCGTAATGAAAACCGTTATCATCCGACTCAAGAAGTAGCAAAAGTGGGTGTCCAAAATAGAGAACGAGGCAATGTCACCGGATCATTTCAGAAGGCAGACAACATCAGAAGAAAGAATTTCCAGGGAGACACGTGTATGTTTTGTGGTCAGCAATCTCACTCTAGGGAGGTATGTCCTGCTAGAAGGTCTCAGTGTAATAAGTGCAAAAAGTTTGGGCACTGGGCATCAGTTTGTTTATCTGGTAAAGGTCAAAGGGAAAATAAGGTTAGTACTgtagaaattgataattttatGATGAATTCAGAGGgtaataatttgaattttgtcggctctgtttatattaataatattgaggCTCGAGAGTGGCTGATTTCTGTGCTTGTGTTTGAGCTGCGgacaaaatttgaatttttaattgaCTCTGGAGCAGATGTTTCATGTATTCCTAGTTCTCTGATGCCTAAAGAGATATTAAAAACTTTATGTAAGCCTTATCAAAAAGTTACTGGTCCATCTGGCATTAAATTGGAGGTAGTAGGAACTCTTCCTGTTACCCTCTGTCATAATAATGACATTTCAAAAACTCAAATGTTTGttatacaaaatttatctaaACCTATTTTAGGAAGGAAATCAATAATAGACTTAAAACTTCTACAATTTCATGAAAATGttaca